Part of the Polyangiaceae bacterium genome, TCCCAGTGCAACGTGAGGCTAGGCAGTTCGCGAAGCAGTGCCGCTTGCTGGAGCCGTCATTCTCATCATCCGGATACGACGCCCAAGCCTGGTCAAACGCGGCCAAGAAACAGGCGCCTCCTCCAGCGATTCCTCCACCGACCAAATACGGGGACTGCCCATCGCGGTCAGCGAAGTTCGTCGGGTTGTTCCTCGCGTACGCAGTGACCGATCAGCGACGCCGGGATGCGCGGCGGGTGGAATCGTGCGTGGGGCTCAGCCGAGGGTCTTCTTGAACGCGGCGGGGGTCAGGGCCTCGAGCGGCAGCGCGAAGACATCGCGGTGGGTCCCGAGGCGCTCGAAGGCCCAGGTGAGATAGGCCTGCGCAGGGACACCTAGAGCTCGACAGGTGGCGATGATGCCGAGGAGCACGCAAGCACGGTGGGCGCCTTCCGTGCTGCCGGCGAAGAGCATGTTGAGGCGCAGCTTGGCGACGTTCTGAAACTCGCGCTCGGTGGGAGAGTTGTCGATGGGGACCAGCGGGTCGTCGACGAAACGGAAGAGCGCGTCCCGATGGTTCTTGTAGTACCGAATCGCCGCCGCCAGCGGCTCGGAGGGCAAGAGCGTCGGCTCGACGGCGTCGCGCCAGCGCTCGAAGTCCTGGACGATGGGGCGAATGCACCGCTGGCGATGTTCTCTGAGCGCCTCTCCGACCAGGCCGAGCTTCTGCGCCTCTCCCTCTTCGCCGTAGATCGCGCCCAGGAAGGCGCCGCCTTCGAGAGCGAGCACCGGCTGGGTGTCTTCTGCGTCACGGAACTTGCGACGGCCGTGGGCGTTGCACCCGGCCTCGAGCACGCGGCCTGAAGCGAAGACGTCGTTGAAGCGATGCTCGGCATCGGCGGTGAGGGTACCTCGGAAGGGTCTGAGCTTCGCGGCGACGACCTCGCCGCTCTTGTCGGGCTCGTACTGAAAGACCGCGACGTCGTGGTTGCGGTAGAGCTCCACGTAACCGTTGTGCGCAGCGGGAAGCTTCTTGATGATGACCTTCAACCCGGTGCCGTCGGTAGCCATCCAGGAGCCGGCGAGCAGCTGCTTCCAGTGCAAACCGTCGATGCCCGACAGCAGGTCGGCAGCGCGCTCGATGAAGGTCACCAGCGTGCTCATCGCGATCGGGACTCCGCGCTCGGCGAGGTCGCGCCGGATGCGGTCGAGCGGCGTGAGCAGCCAGAACTTCTGGTACACGAGCCACGCGAGCCACTCGCAGGTGACCTTGGAGCGCTCGTAAGGGGCAGGCAGAGAGCGCAGCGTCGTGCGCTCGCCACACTCGCGACAGCGACACGTGTAGCGACGAACGACGCGCCGGCGCTGGTGTTCCTTGACGACGTGGAGCTTCTCCTCGACGAGCTCGTCGACGACGTCCAGGGCAGCTCCGCCGCACTCGCCGCACGCATCGGGGCGGAGCTCGTGCTCTTCGGCTTCGAGGTGGCTGGGGATCGGCTTGCGCCCCGTTGGCCTCGCCTTCTTCTTCGGCGGAGGCTCGGCGGCAGGCTTGTCCGGGGCCTTGGGCCGCTCCTCGAAAGCACGCTGGGCTTCTCCCTCGACGACGGGCGGGGCAGCGGCTGGCGCTGCAGCGCCGGGAGCAGGAGCCTTTCGCTGCTTGCGCTGCGCTACCGCGAGCAGCTCCGAGACGCGATCGTTGAGCCGTGCCAGCTCGGTGAGGAGCTGCGCGACTTGCGCACGGAGCTCGGCGTTCTCCTTGCGCAGCGCTTCCAGCCCGTCCACAGACGAGTAGAGATCATACTTGGAGATCCGTGTCGATCCCCTTGCGTGCTTTTTCGAATCGAGGCCGCCGGTACCAGCCGCGCCGCGCCGCTGTGAAGTCGATCCCAGCCAGCAGCGAGGCGAACGCCGAGCCGTCGATCACCACCTGCGGCTTGTCGCCGTCCAGCAGCGGAAGCTGAAAGCTCCCAGCCTCGAGGCGCTTGGCGAGAACACACCAGCCCGACCCGTCGAACCACAGAGCCTTCGCGATCCGCCTGCGCTTGTTGAGGAAGAGATACAGGTGGCCATCGACTGGATCGAGCCCCAGGCCGCGCACAGCGCCGGCGAGGGCGTCGAAGGAGCCGCGCATGTCGAGTGGGGCCACCGCCACGAACACGCGCACCGTCGGAGGTAGGCTCAGCACGAGCGCAAAGCCTCGAGTACCCGGTGCAGCGTCTCGACCGAAACGTCGTCACCGAACTCCACCCGAGCCCTGGCAACCTCGAGAACGTACCGGCCCCTCCCGGCCACGGCGATGCTCGGCGAAGCGGGAACAAGCTCGACCAACGCGTGCGCCGTCGCTGCCGCCTTCGACTTTCGCCGTCGCGGCTGAGCGCTCGCTCCCCGCCGTTCGAGATTCACCCGCCACGCGTTCAGAGACCGCCCGTCGATGTCGTGCGCCCGCGCCCACTCCCCGGCGCTCAGGCCCTTCCGCTTCGCCGCGAGCAGGCACCGCCGCGCCTCCGCCTCGTCCTCGATCTTCCGTCCATTTGCCACTGATGACCTCCGCGTCGAAGCCGAGCCTGGCGGCCACGTCCGCGGAAATCATCCCGGTGTCGCTGATGGGTCACGGATCTGGTGAGGGGCCCTGGCGCAGCGCAAGCTGTGCCAGGGCCTACTCGACAGCCCGTGCTCGCGCCGGTGTCGTGGAGAGGAAGCAACGGCAAGCGTCGGTGCAAGACCGCTGAGGTCGGAAGCTCCACGGCCGGCGCTGCGCGCGGCCGGAGGGGGCGCGTCCTTCTGAGACTGGATGCGTGTCCGGGGACCCGACGCCGAACAAGACGTTGTGCTGTCGCCCGTTTCACTGCTCATCGGGATCGCCCCGCCCGGCTCCTTGCGGGACATCGGTCTCGTCCTCGACTTCGACCTCGACGAAGCATGTTGGCGGGAACAGCCCATGGATGTCGAGCAGCCGCTTCGAAATCTCCACACAGTCCTGGCAGATGACGCCACCATGGTCGGTGGCAAATAGCAGTCCTGTTCCGTCGCGGGTCGCGCCGCAGAACTGGCACGCGGCACGCGAACTCGGGTCAAGTTCGTTCATTGCGGCACCGGTCGGGCGCCCACGGCCCGTCGATGAGCAGTACTACGCGGCTGGCGCCGGGTAGACCGTACGCGCAGATCCTTGCCGCGCCACGGAGATGAAACGTGTGTGTGCGAGGTAACACTCCGCCAATGCGCCAGACGTGAGCTTCGCTGGCAGGCACGCGGGCTTCGGAGATCGGCAGTCCTCTTGGTGCGCCATGTCGCTTTGCGCTGTGCCAGAATGTGGCCACGCAGAATGAGCAGATCGTGGTGCCGGTCGGCGCCCAGATCAACTCGTATGCGTCATGTCGCCGATTGCAGAAGGAACACGGCGTCACCACGGATTCTTGATTGACTGAGGGCATGGGGTCTTTGCGTCGAAAAAAACGATCTCGGCCACCTGTTTTGGGCATGCGTATTGGCACATCTTCCAATATCCACCAGGAAACATCTTGTAGTAGCTGCCAATGTTTGGACACTGGTTGTTGTCATTTGCCGGTGGTCCCTCGCACCAGCCTGGCGGAGCACCACCGCCCCCGCCGCCCGGCGGGTCGCCGGCACTCGGCCCGCTGGGCGAAGGCCACCCGCAGTTGCCAAACGTCAGGCAGCTCAGGGCAGCGAAGTACTCGCGGAGGAAGCACGTTCCAAAAGACGCTCCGCTAGCGAGGCACTGCATGAATCCCACATAACCGGCACCCGATGGATCAGCGCGATTTGCCGGGTCGGCAAAGGCGTACGCGTACAAGTCGGAATCACCGGCGTCGAAACGAATCGGGTCTTTTGCCATCCACCTCCCCACCGCCGGGTCATAGTCGCGAGCCCCAAATCGCGTCAGCCCCGTCTCCGAATCGAGCATCCCTCCCGCGAAGCCAAACGGCAGGAAATCCGCCATTCCCGCGATCAGCGTGCGATTGCCCCAAGCGTCGAAGTCCGCACGCCAAGCTACGGCCCCCGTCGCGACATCGACAACCGCCCTCGGCGAACCGAGGTGGTCGCTCAGCACCCGGTACGTCACGCCACCGCGCACCACGTACTCCGGCACGTTGCTCTTCGCGCCGTAGACGAATCTCGCGACGAGCGCGCCGCTCCCATCGAGCTCCGCGACTGGGTTGAGCTGGTTCCGGAAGAGCCAGGCCCGCTCGAGCACACCGTTCTTCTTCTTGCCGACGCGGCGGTCTTGGCCGTCGACCAAGTACTGTCCTCCTGCCTCCCCCGGTCGTTGCTCGCGGCGCTTCGCGCCGCTGCGCGCCGCCTGCCCCCTCCAAGCCCGTGCTCGCGCCGGCGTCGTGGAGAGGAAGCTGCGGCGAGCGGCGATCCAAGACCGGAGATGTCGGAAGCTCCACGGCCGGCGCTGCGCGCGGGCGGAGGGGGCGTGTCGACCCGAGACTGAGGAGCGACCATGAGGCTGGCACACCTTCACGCGAGCGTCGGCGGTGAAGCGCTCAGAGTTGCAGCGTCCTGCGGTCATCGGCTGTTCCGAGCAGGCAGACCGGGGCCCCATCATCTTCGCCTGGCGCGGAGTTCGTAGCGGACCTCGGCGATCATTCCCGGAGCGAGTTCCACGCAGCCTTCCGCGGGGTAACGAAAGCCGAAGCACGACGCCGGCTCCGCTGGGTCGGCGCGCACTGCAATCCCAGGCGTGCGAGCAAGCTCAACCGTCATCGCGCCATCATCGACCTGCCACTCCAGCCGGAGATCGTTGCTCCCAATTCCAGCGGCCGTGCTGCCCACGGCTAAGCTTGTGGCGAGCGTGACGCAGACCCGACTCTTCCCGTCGTTCTGAACCCGATGCAAGACCTGAACCGACCCGCCAACCACAGAGAACTCGCAATCGGCCACCACCTCGGGCAAGGGTCTCGCCCGGTACGCGACTCCCGCCATGGTTGTCTCCTCGATGTGGCGTAGGTGCCAGCGAGAGAGCGGCAGAGGCTCTCCCGGAGCTGTGGCGGACACAGCGAGCAACATCCGACCGAAGCCCCCATCGACTTCCCACCCACCCGGCACGGCTCGCTCGCTACTCACGATGAGGTCGTGCCCGGCCGCCGAAACACTCCCCAGGACGGCGTGCGGTGGGAAGATGCACTCCGCGACAAGAGCAGCGGACGAATCGGAAAGACGGAACGCAAGTTGCGACGGCCGATGGTTCGAGAGGTCCACCACCACCGGAGCCTCTGGTTGGAACTCGGCCGGGAGTCGAACCGCGTAGCGCATCACGGCCCTCCGGTTGTTCCTCCACCGCCTCCTGATGGCCCGGTACCACTCGCGCCCTCGGATCCGCTCGTGGGTCCCGGACCGCAGATGTTGGGCGGATCGTCCGGGGGCTCGGTGTCGTGGCAAATCTTCACACAGACAGCGTATTTCGCGACGCAGTAGTAGAAGTTACCAGTACTGAGATAGCACCCCAGCGCCTCGAGATTGCATCCACCAATGCACTCGCTTCGTCCCAGGCCGGTTCGGTCTTGATCGTTTACGGGGTCGTTCATCGCGTATGCGTAGAAGTTCACCGTCGCAGACTCGAACCCGATCGGATCCTTGCTCACCCACCTCCCGACCACGGGGTCGTAATCCCTCGCACCAAACCGAGTGAGCCCCGTCTCCGGGTCCAGCATCCCTCCCGCGAAGCCAAACGGCAGGAAATCCGCCGTCCCGACGAGCAGCGTACGGTTTCCCCAAGCATCGAAGTCCGCGCGCCAGGCTGCGGTCCCGCTTGCCACCTCGACCACCGCCCGCGGCGATCCGAGGTGATCCGACAACACGCGATACGTCACGCCCCCGCGCACCACGTACTCCGGCACGTTGCTCTTCGAGCCGTAGACAAACCTCGCGACGAGCGCGCCGCTCCCATCGAGCTCCGCCACTGGGTTGAGCTGGTTCCGGTAGAGCCACGCTCGCTCGAGCACGCCGTTCTTCTTCTTGCCCACCCGGCGGTCCTGGCCGTCGACCAGGTACTGGATCACGTCGCCGCTCGGCAGGTCCACCTGCACGAGGTTCCCGCGCACGTCATACGTGTACGTCGTCGTGCCACTCGCATCAGTCTTGGTGCGCAGCTCCCCGTTCGCCGTGTACGTGTAGGTCGTGCTGCCGTAGCTCAGCAGTCGGTCCTGCGCGTCGTACACCCCCGCCGTGGTTCCAGTCGGCGTGGTCAGCAGCGTGCGGTTCCCATTCGGGTCGTAGTCGTAGTGCTCGAAGAGCGCGCCGTCCTTCTGCACGTCCACCAGGCGCCCGCGCAGGTCATAGGTGTAGCGCCACGTGACCGCCGCCCCGCCGTTGGTCTCGACGCGCTGCAGGATGCGTCCGAGCGCGTCTCGGGGGTTGGTCGCTGTGTCCACCACCTCGCTGAACACCGTGCTCGCCCCCACCTTGCCGGTGTAGCTCGCGAGCTCCCCGAAGGCGTTGTAGGTCAGCGTGTCGGTGACGACTCCGTGCGTGCTCCCCGTGACCAGCCCATTGCCCGCACTCAGCGTGATCTTCAGCGCATCCGTGCCTGCGGGAGAGCAGGTGCTCGGCGACGCGCAGATCAGGATGTCGTCGTTGTCGTAGCCGAAGGCCACCGGCGAGCTCGTCGCGCCCACCGTGACCGTTTCGCTGGTGACCCGGAAGCTCGCGTCGTGGCCGAAGCTCACGCTGCCGGCGACCGGGCCCGACCAGGTGAGGCTCTTCATGAGCAGGCCGTCGTAGGAATGATCCAGGACGACGCCGCTCGGGTCGGTGATGCGTTGCAGGCGCCCGGGCGCGCAGCCGGGGCAGGGCGTCAGGCCGAAGTAGTCGTAGTCGACGTTGCCGGCGGGCGTCGCCAGCAGGTCGAGCTTGCCCGCCGCGTCGTAGGTCCTCCCCACGAGCAGCCCGTCCGGTCGCGTCGTCTGCGTGAGCTGCCGGTCCACTCTTCCTGCCTCCCCCGGTCGTTGCTCGCGGCGCTGCGCGCCGCTGCGCGCCGCCTGCCCCCTCCAAGCCCGTGCTCGCGCCGGTGTCGTGGAGAGGAAGCTGCGGCGAGCGGCGATGCAAGACCGGAGATGTCGGAAGCTCCACGGCCGGCGCTGCGCGCGGGCGGAGGGGGCGTGTTGTGCCGAGCCCGCAGGCGCGCGCGCGGAGCCGAAGCCGGAAGCGGCGGAGCCGAGCGCAAGAAACAGCGCTGTTTCTCTGCGAAAAGATCGGCGAGTCACCACAGCGTTCATTTGGGCCGGCTCGACCTCACAACTCGTGCCGAGCGAGCCCCGACGAAGCCGAACCAGATGGCGGCAACGAGCAAGACGATCCGGGCTACTTCAGATTCCCATCCTGCGCCGGGAAGCGCCTTGACGGCGTACAGTGAGCTGCCGCCAGCAACTCCACACCAAATCGTCTTTACGAACGCCACGATCGGCGGCTCGCCTTGGTTGCCTTGGCTCCACATGTGCGCTTTCACCCCTTCGGATCACCTTCGGGACCGCACGTGCACGTCTCCGGGTACTTGAAGCACTTCTCGCCCGGCGCGAAACCCTCTTCATCGCATGGCGGTTGCAGCCAACCGCCGCACGGCCACTTCCCAGGCTCACCAACCTTCGGCTCGGAACAAACTGTCAGTCCCATCAATATGCAGATTGGCAGGCACACGTGGTGCCCAGCCTTGCATCCATATTCGCAAACGATCTCCCAAACGATGTCGCAGACGAGATTCCGCCCCTTGGGGTCACGGCGATTGACCGGATCGGCAGCCGCGTAGAGGTAGAAGTTGATCTCGGTATTGCGGAACCCGGCCGGGTCCTTTGCAGTCCACCTCCCCACCACCGGGTCATAGTCCCGGGCCCCAAACCTGGTCAGGCCCGTCTCCGGATCGAACATCCCTCCCGCGAAGCCAAACGGCAGGAAATCTGCGGTTCCCGCGGTCAGGGTCCGGTTGCCCCAAGCATCGAAGTCCGCGCGCCACGCCACCGCCCCAGTCACCACGTCGACGAGCGCCCTCGGCGAGCCAAGGTGATCCGAGAGCACCCGGTACGTCACGCCACCGCGGACCATGTACTCGGGCACGTTGCTCTTCGAGCCGTAGACAAACCTCGCGACGAGCGCCCCGCTCCCATCGAGCTCCGCGACCGGGTTGAGCTGGTTGCGGTAGAGCCAGGCCCGCTCGAGGACGCCGTTCTTGTTCTTGCCCACGCGGCGGTCCTGGCCGTCCACCAGGTACTGGATCACGTCGCCGCTCGGCAGGTCCACCTGCACCAGGTTTCCGCGCACGTCGTAGGTGTACGTCGTCGTGCCGGTGGAGTCCGTCTTCGTCCGCAGCTCCCCGTTCGCGGTGTACGTGTACGTCGTGCTGCCGTAGCTCAGCAGTCGGTCCTGCGCGTCGTACACCCCCGCGGTCGTCCCCGCCGGCGTGGTCAACAGCGTCCGGTTCCCATTCGGGTCGTAGTCGTAGTGCTCGAAGAGCGCGCCGTCCTTTTGCACGTCCACCAGGCGCCCGCGCAGGTCATAGGTATAGCGCCACGTGACCGCCGCCCCGCCGTTGGTCTCGACCCGCTGCACGATGCGTCCGAGCGCGTCTCGGGGGTTGGCGGCCGTATCCACCACCTCGCTGAACACCGTGCTCGCCCCCACCTTGCCGGTGGTGCTCGCGAGCTCCCCGAACGCGTTGTACGTCAACGTGTCGGTCACCAGGCCGTGGGTGCTCCCCGTGACGAGACCATTGCCCGCATTCAGCGTGATCTTCAGCGCGTCCGTGCCCGCGGGGGAGCAGGTGCTCGGCGAGGCGCAGATCAGGATGTCGTCGTTGTCGTAGCCGAAAGCGACCGGCGACGTCGTTGCGCCCACAGTGACCGTCTCGCTGGTGATCCGGAAGCTCGCGTCGTGGCCGAATGCGACGCTGCCGGCGACTGCGCCGGACCAGGTCAGGCTCTTCAACAGAAGCCCGTCGTATGAATGGTCCAACACTACACCGCTCGGATCGGTGATGCGTTGCAGGCGGCCAGGTGCGCAGCCCGGGCAGGGCGTCAGCCCGAAGTAGTCGTAGTCCACGTTGCCGGCGGGCGTCGCCAGCAGGTCGAGCTTGCCTGCCGCGTCGTAGGTCCTCCCCACGAGCAACCCATCCGGTCGCGTCGTCTGCGTGAGCTGCCGGTCCACGTTGTACGCGAACAGTGTACTCGGCGCGGGCACTCCCGGCACGACCGGCGGCGTGTATGCCGAGAGCAGGTCCACCGGGGTGAAGCTCTGGCCGTGGGCGGGCTGGCCGGGGGGCGTCACGCTCGTCAGGTTTCCGTTGCCGTCCCAGGCAAAGGAGGTCAGGGCGCCGTCGGGATCCAGCTGTTGCAGGATGCGACCCGTCGCGTCGGGGGAGAAGCTGGTGGTCTGGGCCAGGGCGTTGGTGACCCACTGCACGTAGCCGTTCCGAGCGTCGCTGGTGTTGAAGTAAGTCGTGCTGCGCGTGCGGGGACCTTGGGTCACGGTCGCGAGGCGCCCTCGCGAATCGTAGCCGAACACGACGGGAGTGATGCCGGTTACTTCGCGGCGGGTGACGCGCATCTGGGAGTCGTGGAAGGTCTTCGTCACCCTGCTGGCAGGGCTCGTGACCGTGGTCGTCAGCGTGGGCTTGTCGAAGACGGTTCGAGTAATGCGTCCGTTGACGTTGACTTGATCAGTCTGTTGGGTGAACGCGAAAGGATCGCTCGGGGTCGCGCCGGTCAACGTGCGGGTCAGAGTCTCGGTGCGCGTGAGGCCGCTCGGAGTGCGCGTCGTGCGCGTCACCACGGGCGCGTTGAGGCCGAAGCGCGGGTCGGGGGCTTCCGTCATCGTGTATTGCGTGCCGTCCGGCGTGGTGACGGCCTCGGTGCCGTTCAACGGCAGGAGCTGCGTCGCAACGGTGCCGTCCGGGAAGGTGTTGGTGCGAAGCTCGCCCCCCGTCGAGACGGGCTCGACCGCGTAGGTCGTCGTGCGACCCATGGCCGTCGTCTTCGCGGCGCTGTAGCCGGCGAAGGTACCGCTGCGCGTGAACTCAACCACGCCTGAAGCGGCGTTGGCGTCGGTGTGTACGCGGCCGAGCACGTCGTAGCTCATCGAGCTCATGTTGCCGCGCGCGTCGGTGAACGAGGTCATCAGACCGTCGCTGGTGTAGGTCGCGCTGACGGACTCGGAGAGGGGGTTGACCACCGCTGCCAGGTAGCCGTTGGCATCGACTTGCAGCGCCGTCGGGTGGCCGTAGGGCCCCACGATGAGCGTGGGATTTCCGCTGGAATCGTGCCCGATGGTCGTCGTGTTGCCGTCGCCGTCGGTCACCGAGGCCAGTCGCCCCGCCGAGTCGTAGCCGAAGCTTGCGCGCGTGGCGCCCGTCCGGGCGTCGCGCGTCGCCAGATGCCGGCCGCTCGGGTCGAACACGAACACCTCCTGCCCGTCTTCGGTCGCGACGGCGTGACCGCCTCCGGTCAGGCCCGGCAACGGCGGCACGATGCGCCACACCGCCGGCGCGGGAGGCCCGTTGTTCGAGATGACCAGCGTCCCATTCGGGGCGGCGGCGATGTCCGACGCACTCACCAGGGCCCGGCGTGCCGGGACTCCAGCACCAAACGAGACCGTTCCCTGGCCCGCCAGTGTACGCAGGATGCCCTGAGGTGTGATCGCGCGAACGGCTCCGCCCTCGGCGAACAACACCGTGCCGTCATCGAGCGGCAGCACCGCTTGCGGCTGAATTCGCGCATCCACAGCCAGCATTCCATCGTCACCCAGGCACGACGCGAAGCCACAGCCTGAGCCGCCGCGGTTGTGGATGATGCCGGCGTTGTCTACGTAGCGCACCTGCCCCGCGCCTCGGTCGGCGATATAGAGATCACCGGTGTTGCTGAACGCGAGGTCGAACGGC contains:
- a CDS encoding IS66 family transposase, producing MDGLEALRKENAELRAQVAQLLTELARLNDRVSELLAVAQRKQRKAPAPGAAAPAAAPPVVEGEAQRAFEERPKAPDKPAAEPPPKKKARPTGRKPIPSHLEAEEHELRPDACGECGGAALDVVDELVEEKLHVVKEHQRRRVVRRYTCRCRECGERTTLRSLPAPYERSKVTCEWLAWLVYQKFWLLTPLDRIRRDLAERGVPIAMSTLVTFIERAADLLSGIDGLHWKQLLAGSWMATDGTGLKVIIKKLPAAHNGYVELYRNHDVAVFQYEPDKSGEVVAAKLRPFRGTLTADAEHRFNDVFASGRVLEAGCNAHGRRKFRDAEDTQPVLALEGGAFLGAIYGEEGEAQKLGLVGEALREHRQRCIRPIVQDFERWRDAVEPTLLPSEPLAAAIRYYKNHRDALFRFVDDPLVPIDNSPTEREFQNVAKLRLNMLFAGSTEGAHRACVLLGIIATCRALGVPAQAYLTWAFERLGTHRDVFALPLEALTPAAFKKTLG
- the tnpB gene encoding IS66 family insertion sequence element accessory protein TnpB encodes the protein MRVFVAVAPLDMRGSFDALAGAVRGLGLDPVDGHLYLFLNKRRRIAKALWFDGSGWCVLAKRLEAGSFQLPLLDGDKPQVVIDGSAFASLLAGIDFTAARRGWYRRPRFEKARKGIDTDLQV
- a CDS encoding RHS domain-containing protein; the encoded protein is MMGPRSACSEQPMTAGRCNSERFTADARVKVCQPHGRSSVSGRHAPSARAQRRPWSFRHLRSWIAARRSFLSTTPARARAWRGQAARSGAKRREQRPGEAGGQYLVDGQDRRVGKKKNGVLERAWLFRNQLNPVAELDGSGALVARFVYGAKSNVPEYVVRGGVTYRVLSDHLGSPRAVVDVATGAVAWRADFDAWGNRTLIAGMADFLPFGFAGGMLDSETGLTRFGARDYDPAVGRWMAKDPIRFDAGDSDLYAYAFADPANRADPSGAGYVGFMQCLASGASFGTCFLREYFAALSCLTFGNCGWPSPSGPSAGDPPGGGGGGAPPGWCEGPPANDNNQCPNIGSYYKMFPGGYWKMCQYACPKQVAEIVFFDAKTPCPQSIKNPW